The Aminithiophilus ramosus genome contains a region encoding:
- a CDS encoding FMN-binding protein translates to MRVTVEGGVVTAIDLLRHENGRGEKAEIVVDRVLAAQSLRVDAVSGATGSSKVILKAIERALKKAP, encoded by the coding sequence GTGCGCGTCACCGTCGAAGGGGGCGTCGTCACCGCCATCGACCTGCTGCGCCACGAAAACGGCCGCGGCGAAAAGGCCGAAATCGTCGTCGACCGCGTCCTCGCCGCCCAGTCCCTCCGAGTCGACGCCGTATCGGGAGCCACGGGCAGCAGCAAAGTCATCCTGAAAGCCATCGAAAGGGCCCTGAAAAAGGCCCCCTGA
- a CDS encoding helix-turn-helix domain-containing protein: MPFSYKPLFKTLIDKDLSKEDLRRAIGAAPSTFTRINKGESVSLDLLDRICTRLDVPIEAVIRHEKENRTGEGEAP; the protein is encoded by the coding sequence ATGCCCTTCAGCTACAAGCCGTTGTTCAAGACGCTGATCGACAAGGACCTATCGAAAGAGGACTTGCGCCGGGCCATCGGGGCCGCTCCCTCTACGTTCACCCGCATCAACAAAGGGGAGTCCGTTTCTCTTGACCTGCTCGACCGCATCTGTACCCGCCTGGACGTCCCCATAGAGGCCGTCATCAGGCACGAGAAAGAGAATCGGACGGGGGAAGGAGAGGCGCCCTGA
- a CDS encoding type II toxin-antitoxin system HicB family antitoxin — translation MATEHVFPAIFTHDTNGYTIEFPDLPEVTVHADSPTNAIHNAQMALYQHLVDREQRGEILPEPSPDISIVSSLNKGQFIISINPTAFPHYQPIVDSKIEKDIELLKLIERHSNNLKIFGGTVAGATYSGIIYFIFNYKDIANKTKSIRYWIGGWYVLWLVCFFIYFFLTITLFKAERQNRKNIKYILNNSFMSNNHKRIYQETMLQESNINFFNILSFLFKISPIFMLPITVFYPIDQLNSLDKPLAVFFAFIMAIFFFCLYQKIRQMQEKEQKDTILRVFSWSILFSAIVFLVFFIKTLHELHNSKIKYDIFSTLILASSRH, via the coding sequence ATGGCGACTGAACACGTTTTTCCCGCTATCTTTACTCATGATACAAACGGATACACTATCGAATTTCCCGATCTTCCTGAAGTCACCGTACACGCCGACTCCCCAACAAATGCAATCCATAACGCTCAAATGGCTCTCTATCAACATCTAGTGGATAGAGAACAAAGAGGGGAAATCCTTCCGGAACCTTCACCTGACATAAGTATTGTAAGCAGTCTAAATAAAGGTCAGTTTATAATATCAATTAATCCCACTGCCTTTCCACATTATCAACCCATTGTAGACTCGAAAATAGAGAAAGACATTGAATTGCTCAAACTCATAGAAAGACACTCAAATAACCTTAAGATATTTGGAGGAACAGTAGCAGGGGCAACATATTCAGGAATAATCTATTTTATATTTAATTATAAAGATATAGCCAATAAGACCAAATCAATAAGGTACTGGATAGGAGGATGGTATGTTTTGTGGCTTGTTTGTTTTTTTATTTACTTTTTTTTAACTATAACCCTCTTCAAAGCCGAGAGGCAAAACCGAAAAAATATTAAATATATATTAAATAATTCCTTTATGAGCAATAATCATAAAAGAATTTATCAAGAAACCATGCTTCAAGAATCAAACATTAATTTTTTTAATATATTAAGTTTTTTATTCAAGATATCTCCTATATTCATGCTACCAATTACTGTGTTTTATCCTATTGATCAGTTAAATTCACTAGACAAACCTTTAGCCGTTTTTTTTGCTTTTATTATGGCTATTTTTTTCTTTTGTTTATACCAAAAAATACGACAAATGCAAGAGAAAGAACAAAAAGATACAATATTACGTGTATTTTCCTGGTCCATTCTTTTCAGTGCTATTGTCTTTCTCGTTTTTTTTATAAAAACACTACACGAACTACACAATTCAAAAATAAAGTATGATATTTTTAGCACATTGATCTTAGCTTCCTCTAGGCACTAG
- a CDS encoding LmeA family phospholipid-binding protein, with the protein MRGRIGAPRFRGRAFAVFLLLFSSFCFGLSGAFAATSPEVFRGAVEGSEPEVKLLRDLVETLRPESLELVLEGGPDASGSIRRLYLEARGAGQGALRVDAIRLEALFVKVDLDDGSEGLSVVEAVQGYFEGRVTEKDLNDCLLGATLSAGSAQWRDLHLDLRPGGFSASARFASGAISAFVEISSRLAIRDRDRLVMEGYQVSVNNSETDMAQIVEAIEEAQPLLDFRDFPFPVRLRQLKIDDDSLLLSTATAPTRFEGRTLRYEAR; encoded by the coding sequence GTGAGAGGAAGGATTGGGGCTCCGCGGTTCCGGGGGCGGGCTTTTGCCGTTTTTCTGCTTCTGTTTTCGTCCTTCTGTTTCGGCCTTTCCGGGGCCTTCGCCGCCACGTCGCCCGAGGTGTTCCGTGGGGCCGTCGAGGGCTCGGAGCCGGAGGTGAAGCTCCTTCGCGATCTGGTCGAGACGCTCCGTCCCGAGAGTCTGGAGCTGGTCCTCGAAGGGGGGCCCGACGCGTCGGGATCGATCCGCCGCCTCTATCTGGAGGCCCGCGGCGCCGGTCAGGGGGCGCTGCGCGTCGACGCGATCCGTCTGGAGGCCCTTTTCGTGAAAGTCGATCTCGACGACGGCTCCGAGGGGCTCTCAGTCGTCGAGGCCGTCCAGGGCTATTTCGAGGGGCGCGTGACCGAGAAGGATCTCAACGACTGTCTCCTGGGGGCGACTCTTTCGGCCGGTTCGGCCCAATGGCGCGATCTTCATCTCGATCTGCGTCCCGGCGGCTTTTCCGCCTCGGCCCGCTTCGCCTCGGGGGCCATATCGGCCTTCGTCGAGATCTCGAGCCGTCTGGCCATACGGGACCGGGACCGTCTCGTCATGGAGGGCTACCAGGTCTCGGTGAACAATTCCGAGACCGATATGGCCCAGATCGTCGAGGCCATCGAGGAGGCCCAGCCCCTTCTCGATTTCCGCGATTTTCCCTTTCCCGTCAGGCTCCGCCAGCTGAAGATCGACGACGATTCGCTCCTTCTGTCGACGGCGACGGCTCCGACGCGCTTCGAGGGAAGGACGCTGCGCTACGAGGCGCGCTGA